The DNA segment GACAGCCTGGCGACGGCCGACGGACGCCGGCGGTTCGGACTGTGGATGCTGGCGCTGTGCCTGGCCGGCGCGCTCGCGACCGCTGCGGTCCTGGGATGGCACCGCTGGTTCTTCGCAGTGATCCTGTGGCTGGGGGGCGTCTATGTGCCGGCACGCCTGGTCGCCGAGGTCCTCGGCGCACGGGGCCGCCGGATGCAGGACCGCTACCGGCAAGCGCTGCCCGACCGCATCACGCGCGGCAACCTGCCGCTGGTCGCCCGGGGTCTGTACGAGCGGGACGTGCTGATGCCGCGCATCGTAACGCCACCGTACGCCGCCAAGGTCACGGAAACCGTGATCGCCGTCGGGAACGAGGCGTTCGACCGCGCGGATGCCGGAGAGGAGATCCGACGGGCCGCCGTGCGTTTTGCCGCTGTCGCCGACGGCTGGATGAGCGAGATGCGTCTGGTCCGAGAGGCTGACCCCGCCTCCACAAACATCCAGGCGCGCTGGCACGACATCCGGTCACTGTCCGTCCTCGCCGCCGCAACGCGTGTGCTGGTTGCGCTGTACGAGGAAATCGCCCGCCAGCCCTTCTACGGACCCGCCATCGACGCCCAGCAGATCCGCGACTTCCTCGACGCGTCGCTGGATTACCTGGACCGCGCGGCGATCGACCCGGACGTTCCCCCCTGGACGGGCTCGCTGCTGGGCCTGTGGACGGCCGAGAGCACGGAGCTGCGGGCGCGATGGGATGCGTTCGTCTCCGTGCAGGGACCCGCCCCTTCCCGGATCTCGGCAGTTTTAGAGATCGCGATGGGGCCGCGTTGACCCTGCGCAGATGACGGACGCTTCGGAAGGCCGAGGTCTGCTGTTGCTCACCGAGGCCGAGGTCGCGGCGTTGCTCCCCATGCCGGACCTGATCCGCACCTTGGAGGACGCCTTCCGCGCCAAGGCGGCCGGCGAAGCCACGAACCAACCGCGGACCCGGGTGGTGGCGGCGGCCGGCGGCGTGCTGCACGTCATGTCCGCCGCCTGGGACGCGGGGGGCGTCATGGGGTTGAAGGCCTACACCACCGGCCCAGGGGGCGCACGGTTCGTCGTCCACCTGTACCGAACCGACGGCACGCCGTTGGCGCTGATGCAGGCGGACGTGTTGGGCCAGCGCCGCACCGGGGCGGCCACGGGGCTGGCGACCCGATGTATGGCCCGCCCGGACGCGTTCGCCGTGGCGATCCTGGGCAGCGGGTGGCAGGCGCGGACACAACTGGAGGCCGTGTGTGCCGTGCGCACGATCGAGCGGGCCACAGTCTACAGCCGGACGCCCCAGCGACGCGAGCGCTTCGCGGCCGAGATGTCCGAGCGGCTCGGCGTCCCCGTCGAGGCCGCGCCGTCGGCAAAGGGGGCAGTGCGGGAGGCCGACATCGTCTGCACGATCACCTCTTCGCGCGATCCCGTGCTGCTGGGAGAGTGGTTAGAGCCTGGGATGCACGTCAACGCCGCGGGGGTGAACTGGGCCAACCGCCGTGAACTCGACGCGGAGGCGGTGCGGCGGGCGGCGCGGGTCGCCGTCGACGACTTGGCGCAGGCGAGGGTCGAGTGCGGCGACCTGATCTGGGCGGCTTCCGAGGGTGCGTTCGCCTGGGGGAGTGCGATCGAGCTGGCGGACGTGGTGGCCGGACGGGTGGTGGGCCGTGCGTCGCCGGACGAGATCACCCTGTTCGCCTCCCAGGG comes from the Armatimonadota bacterium genome and includes:
- a CDS encoding ornithine cyclodeaminase family protein; translation: MTDASEGRGLLLLTEAEVAALLPMPDLIRTLEDAFRAKAAGEATNQPRTRVVAAAGGVLHVMSAAWDAGGVMGLKAYTTGPGGARFVVHLYRTDGTPLALMQADVLGQRRTGAATGLATRCMARPDAFAVAILGSGWQARTQLEAVCAVRTIERATVYSRTPQRRERFAAEMSERLGVPVEAAPSAKGAVREADIVCTITSSRDPVLLGEWLEPGMHVNAAGVNWANRRELDAEAVRRAARVAVDDLAQARVECGDLIWAASEGAFAWGSAIELADVVAGRVVGRASPDEITLFASQGIALEDIAAAKLAYDNAIAGDIGRRFDLGS